One region of Pseudomonadota bacterium genomic DNA includes:
- a CDS encoding rhomboid family intramembrane serine protease produces MRQLATFEREGDARLLRDVLYALDIDGAIQQSADGWSVWVYKEGELSGARTILADFEADPRSARNRELAAKAQRLRKQRASEDRRSRHRVVDVRTAWHATPRRGPLTVALVGVCVGLFVLERLVPGLAITPHLLIGTAQEVHDGTPLAAVMRGEVWRLVTPILLHGGGSGLFLGVLHLAFNMFWLLDLGGLVEQRKGTLYLAAFVLAAAVVPNLAQYLLTGNPFFLGMSGVVYALLGYCWLNGRYDPSSGLRLRDGIVTFMLVWLVLGYVGLFNMANIVHTAGLMVGALWGYLASGHLARKLRGVGKRS; encoded by the coding sequence ATGCGGCAGCTGGCCACGTTCGAACGCGAGGGCGACGCCCGTTTGCTTCGCGATGTCCTGTACGCATTGGACATCGATGGGGCGATCCAGCAGAGCGCGGATGGTTGGTCGGTCTGGGTCTACAAAGAAGGCGAGCTGTCCGGGGCAAGGACGATACTCGCCGATTTCGAGGCCGACCCCCGAAGCGCTCGCAATCGCGAGCTGGCGGCCAAAGCGCAGCGGCTCCGCAAGCAGCGAGCCTCGGAGGACCGGCGTTCGAGGCACCGGGTGGTGGACGTTCGGACGGCGTGGCATGCGACTCCCCGCCGCGGACCGCTTACGGTGGCCCTGGTCGGGGTGTGCGTAGGGCTTTTCGTCCTGGAGCGGCTCGTACCGGGACTGGCCATAACGCCCCATTTGCTGATCGGCACGGCCCAGGAAGTCCACGACGGCACACCCCTTGCCGCCGTGATGCGGGGGGAGGTGTGGCGTCTGGTCACGCCGATCCTCCTGCACGGAGGGGGATCGGGCCTCTTTTTGGGCGTGCTCCACCTGGCCTTCAACATGTTCTGGCTGCTGGACCTCGGTGGCCTCGTCGAGCAGCGCAAGGGAACCCTGTACCTCGCGGCCTTCGTCCTGGCCGCCGCGGTGGTTCCCAACCTGGCTCAATACCTGCTCACAGGAAACCCCTTCTTCCTGGGAATGTCGGGAGTCGTCTACGCCCTACTAGGGTACTGCTGGCTAAACGGCCGCTACGATCCCAGCAGCGGTCTCAGGCTCCGTGACGGGATCGTCACCTTCATGTTGGTGTGGCTGGTGCTGGGATATGTCGGTCTATTCAACATGGCCAACATAGTCCACACCGCAGGCCTCATGGTGGGTGCCCTGTGGGGCTACCTGGCATCGGGGCACCTTGCTCGAAAGCTTCGCGGAGTCGGCAAGCGAAGCTAG